A region of Desulforamulus hydrothermalis Lam5 = DSM 18033 DNA encodes the following proteins:
- a CDS encoding SDR family oxidoreductase has product MFQNKVAVITGGAQGIGKVIADEFRKNGAIVCVIDKQPGEYFTGDLAEEETLSRFAKQVIADYRRVDYLINNALPIMRGIDQCSYEEFNYALRVGVTAPFYLTKLFLPHFAPGAAIVNISSTRDRMSQPQTESYTAAKGGLSALTHALAVSLAGKVRVNSISPGWIDTTSAKHSGPDALQHPAGRVGNPMDVANMVLFLCSDKAGFITGENICIDGGMTKQMIYHGDHGWSLQT; this is encoded by the coding sequence ATGTTTCAAAATAAAGTTGCCGTCATTACAGGCGGCGCACAGGGAATCGGCAAAGTGATTGCTGATGAATTCAGGAAAAACGGAGCCATCGTTTGCGTGATCGACAAACAACCAGGTGAATATTTTACAGGGGATCTGGCTGAAGAAGAAACGCTGTCGCGTTTTGCCAAACAGGTAATTGCTGACTATCGCCGGGTTGACTATCTAATCAATAATGCCCTGCCCATCATGCGAGGTATCGACCAATGCAGTTATGAAGAATTCAACTATGCACTGCGTGTTGGCGTAACCGCACCCTTTTATCTCACCAAGCTATTTCTTCCGCATTTTGCACCGGGTGCTGCTATCGTCAATATTTCTTCCACCCGCGACCGTATGAGCCAACCCCAAACCGAAAGCTACACCGCAGCAAAGGGCGGTCTCTCTGCCCTTACCCATGCTTTGGCGGTTTCTCTGGCAGGAAAGGTGCGGGTCAATTCAATCTCTCCCGGCTGGATTGACACAACCTCTGCCAAACATTCCGGCCCGGATGCTTTGCAACACCCGGCAGGGCGGGTAGGTAACCCCATGGATGTTGCCAATATGGTATTGTTTCTCTGTTCTGATAAGGCTGGATTCATCACGGGGGAAAATATTTGCATCGACGGCGGCATGACAAAGCAGATGATTTATCACGGTGACCACGGTTGGTCCCTTCAAACGTAA
- a CDS encoding response regulator, with product MIRVLIADDHVLLAESLQFMLQQDCSMEVVGIAVDGKKALQMCEEFKPEVVLLDIKMLNNYDGLEAAGKIKRFWPQIKVIILTTVEERENVVAAVLKGVDGYILKDVTPGELALAIKCSVAGFCVLNGTVRDILREAIANLAQSGGKIKGIFKPEEIKIIELIADGRNNREIAEIMNYSEGTIKNKVSRMLEAIGAKDRTQLVLYAFKNSII from the coding sequence ATGATCCGTGTCCTGATAGCCGATGACCATGTTTTGTTAGCGGAAAGCCTGCAGTTTATGCTGCAGCAAGACTGCAGCATGGAAGTAGTGGGGATTGCCGTTGACGGCAAGAAAGCGCTGCAGATGTGCGAAGAGTTCAAACCGGAGGTTGTCCTGCTTGATATTAAAATGCTGAATAATTATGACGGGCTGGAGGCCGCAGGGAAAATTAAACGCTTTTGGCCTCAAATTAAGGTAATTATCCTGACAACTGTTGAAGAAAGAGAAAATGTTGTGGCCGCTGTGCTTAAGGGTGTAGACGGCTATATTTTAAAAGATGTCACGCCCGGCGAACTGGCTTTAGCCATTAAATGCTCGGTTGCGGGCTTTTGCGTGTTGAACGGCACGGTCAGGGACATCCTCAGGGAAGCGATAGCCAATTTAGCCCAAAGCGGCGGCAAAATAAAGGGAATTTTCAAGCCCGAGGAAATTAAAATTATTGAGCTGATCGCTGACGGCAGAAATAACAGAGAAATTGCCGAGATTATGAATTATTCGGAAGGGACAATCAAAAATAAGGTTTCCCGGATGTTGGAAGCGATTGGGGCTAAAGACCGCACGCAGCTGGTACTCTATGCCTTTAAAAACAGCATAATTTAG